The following proteins are co-located in the Nitrospira sp. genome:
- a CDS encoding OmpA family protein encodes MSRGIIFAVGLFALTVLAFICIPRHLPVTSPASGHPAFRAHLENGHLTLSGAMASEEAKSAAVTRAQELAKGLKLRVTDNLEILADASPAAWETALPALLTHVTLLHQHQATVSLSEQTLTVKGTVASGEAKSKLLHEVAAAVGSAVHVQDQLTVASSSSSAPVSLPAVQASPAVHASRAQVQAGLDDVLRGEHIAFESNSAVLTPKGRAVVDKLIPALKRSPEAVIEIGGHTDSYGDPDYNLQLSRTRAESVRQYLADHGVTNRLTAVGYGATRPLSQDRTRAASKKNRRIEFRVKEER; translated from the coding sequence ATGTCGCGCGGAATTATTTTCGCAGTCGGATTATTCGCACTCACCGTCCTGGCGTTCATCTGCATTCCGCGACACCTCCCTGTGACGTCGCCGGCAAGCGGCCACCCGGCGTTTCGCGCGCATCTTGAAAACGGCCACCTCACCCTCTCCGGCGCCATGGCCAGCGAGGAAGCCAAATCCGCAGCCGTCACGCGCGCTCAGGAACTGGCCAAAGGCCTCAAGCTTCGCGTCACCGACAATCTCGAGATTCTTGCAGACGCCAGTCCTGCTGCATGGGAGACCGCCTTACCGGCACTCTTAACACACGTCACGCTACTCCATCAGCATCAAGCCACGGTCTCGCTCTCGGAGCAGACCCTGACGGTCAAGGGGACCGTCGCAAGCGGCGAAGCCAAATCCAAGCTCTTGCACGAGGTCGCCGCCGCAGTCGGCAGTGCCGTGCATGTGCAGGATCAGCTCACCGTGGCCTCATCGTCTTCGTCGGCACCGGTCTCGCTCCCTGCCGTCCAGGCGTCGCCCGCGGTCCACGCCTCACGAGCTCAAGTGCAAGCCGGGCTCGACGACGTCTTGCGCGGAGAACATATCGCGTTCGAAAGCAACAGCGCCGTCCTCACCCCCAAAGGACGGGCGGTCGTCGACAAGTTGATTCCGGCGCTGAAGCGATCCCCGGAGGCGGTCATCGAAATCGGTGGCCATACCGATTCCTACGGCGATCCGGACTACAACCTCCAACTGAGCCGAACGCGTGCAGAATCCGTCCGCCAGTATCTGGCCGACCATGGAGTGACCAATCGACTGACCGCCGTCGGCTACGGAGCGACCCGTCCGCTCAGCCAGGACCGGACGCGCGCCGCCTCAAAGAAAAACCGGCGGATTGAATTTCGTGTGAAAGAGGAACGGTGA